CTGGGCGGCATTTACCCCGTCTGGCTCTGGCAACCCGGCGAGTCTATCCACGAAATCCGCCGCATCCCGCTCACCGCGCCCGCTTCAGACGGTTGCTACCGGATCGAGCTTGGCCTCTTCAACCCGCAGACCGGGGCGCGCACTCCGGCCTTCGACAGCAATGGGGCCAGGCTGGAAAACGACGTGCTGATAGTAGAGCCAGGCCGCCCATAACTTCCATCAAGCCTATGCGCCCGATAAAACTCCTCTTCTGGTTCACCCCGCCTGTTCTCGCCATTGCACTTTACGGTTCCACCCTCACCCTGCCTTTCTTCTGGGACGATGTTGCAAACTTTCAATTCCTGTTTGACCGCCCGCTGGCCCAAATCTGGGTGGAGTCGTCCGGCTTTCCTTACTATCGCCCGCTCACATTTGTGCTGTGGCGGTTGATACAAATCACCTTCGGGCCTCTCAACCCGGCTCCTTATCACGCCCTCAACATTCTTGCCCTCATTGCCTGCGGCTGGGTCGTAGGCTTGCTGGCAAACCGGCTCGCCCGCAACCCATCTGAGTTGCCGCAGGAGACGGCCCCTGCCGATGAATTCCTGACTGGCTGGCTGGCTGGAGCGTTGATGACGGTCTTCCCGTTTGCCGCCCTCGTCGTGCCGCTCGTCGCCTCGTTCTTTCATCTATTCGTTACCCTGGTCGTCGCAGGGGCGTGCGTCTGCCTGCTAGAGTTTGAGCGAACGCGAAAAATGGGATGGGCCATGGCAGCCATTGCCCTCGCCGCCCTCGCTCCGTTCGCTCACGAGTCCGGCATTACCGCCGCCGCGTTGATGGCGATCTGCTTTGCCGCCCGCCATCTCAAGGGCAATCTTCAATCTCTAATCGCCCGCCGCCAATCACTTGCCATCCTGGCTCTATCCTTCCTCTTCAACCTGGCTTTCATCCCCTGGTGGGCGCGCATCCCCAAAGCGCAAAACGGAGGCGACGTTGGCGCGGGCTGGATCGGCTGGGAGTCGGTGGGGCAAGCCATCGTCTTCTTCTTTGAAAGTCTCACCTTCCCAATCCAGTTTCTGGCCCGGCCTCTGATGAAGCTCGGCCTGGTAGACATGCTCGCCGTCCTGGGCCTGGGCCTGGCGGCTCTCGGCCTGGCCGCCGCGATTCTCAAAGAGCGGCGCTGGCTGGTCTTTGGCCTGGCCTACTGTTTCGCCGCCGCCGCGCCCGCCATCGCCGCCTTGCCCTTCTCGTACATCATCGTCAGCCCGCGATTGATGATGGTGACTGCGCCTGCCGCCGCCATTTTGTGGGCGACGGTGATCGCCGATGGGACACGGCGGCTGGCCCGGCCGGGAATCAGGATCGGGGTCGCCGCCACTGTAGTGGCGGCTATATCGTTCGTCCCGGCCCTGCACATCAGCCGCGAAGTCCGTCTGCATCATCTGACGCTCGATCATCTGTATGCGTTTGTCGCCGACCTGCAAGCGCACCCGGACGACCAACACCTGATCGTCAACGCCGTAAACTGGACGGCGCCGGTGAATGCCACCTACGCCCTCGGCCACGAAGGTGTGGAAGTGATGCCCGCTTACCTGACGCCGCAATTGATGGCCTGGGTTCACACTCAAACTCTTTACAACGTGGACGCCATCACCTTTCCCCTCGTTTTCCCGCAATTGAATGACATTTATTTTTCAACCTGGGGTGAAAGCGAAGCGCTCGACTGGAACGTGATGGCCGAGCGGGTGCGGGTCGCCGACCGCGTCGCCGTCGTTCAGTATGCCGACGACAATATTCAATATCTTGAGGTAGGTAATGTCGGCCCGGCCAGCGGCGAGGCCGTTGTCTCGTTTGAAGACCGCATCTGGCTGACGGCAATTGAGGTCACACTCAAGGGCCAAGTCATTGAACTGCGCTTGAGCTGGCGCGTGAACGCCGTTTCGGGCGAAGACATTTTTGCCAACGCCCTCGACTGCGCCGGAAACGTGGCCGGGCTGTCGGGAGGGGCAAGCCTGGGCGGCATTTACCCCGTCTGGCTCTGGCAACCCGGCGAGTCTATCCACGAAATCCGCCGCATCCCGCTCACCGCGCCCGCTTCAGACGGTTGCTACCGGATCGAGCTTGGCCTCTTCAACCCGCAGACCGGGGCGGCCTTCGACAGCAATGGGGCCAGGCTGGAAAACGACATCGTGGTGATCAACCTGCCAGCGCCTTAGTTTTTGCAGGGCGAATTGACAATTCGCCCTGCAATTTCCGAAACCTTGAGGGTCTTTCGGATAGGCTCTCAGGTGTTTGACGGACTCGCCGTCACCCCGCTATAATCTCCCCTGGATTTCTCGTGCGACGCAAGCATTCTGCGTCGCACTTTGCTGAAAGGAACTTGAGCAGTTTATGATTGACGTGAATACCCTTCGCAAAGGGGTCACTTTCGAGTTGGACGGCGACCTCTTCAAAGTGCTGGACTACTCGCACAACAAACCGGGGCGCGGCAACGCCACCATCCGCACCAAAGTCCGCAACCTGCGCTCCGGCGTCACCGTTGAAAAAACTTTCCAGTCCGGCGACCGGGTGCAGGACATCCGCCTGGATCACCACCAGGCCCAGTATCTTTATCACGACGGCGGCCTGTACTACTTCATGGACACCGAGACTTACGACCAGCCGGCGTTGAACGAGGCCCTGCTCGGTGACGCCTCCCAATATCTGAAGGACGGCATGGAGATTAAGCTGACATTCTACAATAGCGAACCGATTGACGTGGAACTGCCGGCGACGGTTGACCTGAAGGTGGTCCAGGCCGAAGTGGCCGTGCGCGGCGACACCGCCAACGCCGTCAACAAATGGGTGACAACCGAGACCGGCCTGCGGGTGCAAGCGCCGCAATTCGTCAAGGTGGACGATGTCATCCGGGTCAAGACCGAGAGCGGCGAGTACCTGACCCGCGTTTAGAGAGTGTCTTAAAAGTCGCTCAAAGCCCGCGTCCTCGCAGGCCCCTTCGGGCAACCGCGAGGACGCGGTTGGAGAGCAGTTTTAAGACAGTCTCTTAGAATTTGGATTGCGGAGCCTGATCCGCAATCCAAATTCCACAATCAGAAATCCAAAATCCATGCGCACTCCCTACGGTGCAGACTGCAAATACTATTACGCCGATTTTCACCGGGGCCGCCAGACCCAGGAGTGCCGTCTGCCCCGGCGCGACCGGCCCAACGAAAAGTGGACGCCCGATCTTTGTCGGGCCTGCCCGGTGCCGCGCCTGCTGTTAGCCAACGCCTGCCCACACCTGACGTTCAGCGGTCGAATCGATCGCGGCTTCCTGGGCCTCAACCGGAAAATGATCGTGGAGGCGGCCTGCAACAAAAGCGGCGGCCCGGTGGCCGAACCGGCCGTCGGTTGCGGCCAGTGCCACGAGGATTCGCCGCCCATCGAGTTCAAACTCGAGTAAGTGTCATGTCAATCAATACTTTGCTTTTCGATCTCGATGACACGTTGCTTGGCAACAACACCGAGAAATTCATCATTCCCTATCTGCAACGGTTCGCCGCCCACCTGGCCCCGGTCGTCTCGCCCGAAGCATTCACTGCCGGATTGATGATCGGCACTCAAAAGATGGTCGCCAACGATGACCCGCGCCGCACGCTGGCCCAAACTTTCGCCGAGCAGTTTTATCCGGCTGTCAATCTCTCGCCCGAAACCCTCCATCCCTACATCGCCTCTTTTTATGCCGAACGCTTCGGCAGTTTGCGCCGCGAGACAACTGCGATCCCGGCGGCCAAAGAATTGATGCGCTGGGCGTTCAGCTCCGGGCTGAAGGTTGCCATTGCCACCAATGCCCTGTTCCCGCGCACAGCCATTTTGCAAAGGCTGGCCTGGGCCGGTGTCAGCGCCGACGAATTCCCCTACGCCCTCGTCACCTCCTACGAGTTCATGCACTTCGCCAAGCCCAGCCCGGAGTATTACGCCGAGACGCTCACCTGGCTGGACCGCCGCCCGGAAGAAACATTGATGATCGGTAATGACTGGCATCAGGACATCGCCCCGGCGCACGCGATGGGCATCAACACCTTCTGGGTGGCCCCCGCCGACTCGGCCCCACCGGCCAACTCGGCCCACCCCGTCGGCCAGGGCGACATCGCCCAATTCTTAGCCTGGGCACGCGAGAGGGACGGTCTCGAAAATGTTGAGCCGTTGCCGCCCACGCCCCGCTCGGCGCGGGCACAGCAAGCCGGAACGCTGGCGGTGATGATGGAACTGGTTCGCCCGTTGAGCCAGGCCGACTGGCAGAGTCGGCCCACCCCGGACTCGTGGTCGCTCGCCGAGATCGTCTGTCATCTGCGCGATGTTGAAATTGAAGTCAACCTGCCGCGTCTCAAGCGAGTATTGGAAGAGGCCAATCCATTCATCTCGGCGATTGACAGCGACATTTGGGCGGCGGAGCGGGATTATCAGAGTCAGCCTGGCCCGGCGGCGCTGCAAGTGTTTGCCGAAGCGCGCCGCGAGACGCTGGCCCTGCTCGACCATTTGACGGACGCCGACTGGGGACGCCCGGCCCGCCACGCCATCTTTGGCCCAACAACTCTGTGCGAGCTTGTGAGATTCACCAACGAGCACGATCGTTTGCACTTGAGGCAGATGCGAGGGAATCTCAGCGTATAGCCACCCAGCCTCGATTATTTCTTAGCCGACCTTCGCCAGAAGAACAGCCCTGCCAATCCTGCTACCAACACCCCGCCGAGCGCGATCCACAACGTTGGTGGTTGAGCGGCTGGCGACTCCGAAGCGGGCGTGGCCGTGATCGCCGGGGCCGCCGTCACTGTTGGTTCAACTTTCTCCTCTTTCACCACAAACACAACTGTGGTGCGGCCCGGCACGCTGAACGCGCCGCTGGCTGAATCGAATTTCGAGTCGCGTACTGAAACATCCGCCGAACTTTGTTGAACCGGGTGCAGAGTCAATGCCAGGCCTTTGAGGCTCTCGTCGGCGAAAGTCACGGCTTCGGGTTGAGCGTTGAACAGCACGACAATGTCCTTGTAGTTGTCGTCCAGCCCGTCGGCGTCAGTGAGGCGCATGACGATCAGGCCGGGCGTTTGCTCCGGGCCGGTGTTGAGGAAGGTCAGGGCGCGCTGAATCTGCTCCGCCGTTTGCAGGCGGAACAAGGCCGAACTCTTGCGAATCTGCAACATCTCCCGGAAGTGGGCGGCGGCGCTGAGGATGTTTTCCGGCGCAGGCTTCAAAGCCGGGTTGCCGAGCAAGGCGGCCATCAAGTCCCAGCGCGCATTTCCAAATGCTGGGAGGCCGACGCCCCAGTTGTCCCTCTGCCCCGTCCAATCAATTTTATTGAACCAGTCGCTAGAGTTGTAGCTGTTGCCGTCGAGCGACTTCGAGCGCAGAAGATCGTCGCCGGCGTGGAAGAACGGCACGCCCTGCGACAACATCACCAGACTCACCCCCAGGCTATTCATCCGCGTCCGGTCGGCCACACTAGCCTCGGCAGGCGCTTTCCATTGAATGGCGTCGAACAAGGTCTCGTTGTCGTGCGCGGAGGCGTAGACGATGTTCTCCTGCGGGTCAAGGGTGTAACCGGCCGGAGAGCCGTTGTAGTCCACCGCCTCGCCCGTCACCGGCTGGCCCGAAGCGTCCACGAGCGCGTACTCCTTCAGGTTGCCTGCCAGCGCCACCCGAATCCAATCCGTGTATTTCAGCAATTTGGCTTTCTGGTCGGCCTCCCCGCCCTGCCCGGCAAAGTCGCTGGGCGCGGTGAAGAGGCCGGTGAT
This region of Chloroflexota bacterium genomic DNA includes:
- a CDS encoding DinB family protein, yielding MSINTLLFDLDDTLLGNNTEKFIIPYLQRFAAHLAPVVSPEAFTAGLMIGTQKMVANDDPRRTLAQTFAEQFYPAVNLSPETLHPYIASFYAERFGSLRRETTAIPAAKELMRWAFSSGLKVAIATNALFPRTAILQRLAWAGVSADEFPYALVTSYEFMHFAKPSPEYYAETLTWLDRRPEETLMIGNDWHQDIAPAHAMGINTFWVAPADSAPPANSAHPVGQGDIAQFLAWARERDGLENVEPLPPTPRSARAQQAGTLAVMMELVRPLSQADWQSRPTPDSWSLAEIVCHLRDVEIEVNLPRLKRVLEEANPFISAIDSDIWAAERDYQSQPGPAALQVFAEARRETLALLDHLTDADWGRPARHAIFGPTTLCELVRFTNEHDRLHLRQMRGNLSV
- the efp gene encoding elongation factor P, with product MIDVNTLRKGVTFELDGDLFKVLDYSHNKPGRGNATIRTKVRNLRSGVTVEKTFQSGDRVQDIRLDHHQAQYLYHDGGLYYFMDTETYDQPALNEALLGDASQYLKDGMEIKLTFYNSEPIDVELPATVDLKVVQAEVAVRGDTANAVNKWVTTETGLRVQAPQFVKVDDVIRVKTESGEYLTRV